Proteins encoded in a region of the Tripterygium wilfordii isolate XIE 37 chromosome 21, ASM1340144v1, whole genome shotgun sequence genome:
- the LOC119989549 gene encoding GATA transcription factor 8-like has translation MIGPSFVDEIDCGSFFDHIDDLLDFPTENGECGLPPVDSNSFSSIWSTQSESLPCSDSVFSNNSSSDLSAELSVPYEDIVQLEWLSNFVEDSFSGGSLAMNTEESSFVNKDSSHQQCQTSSPVSVLESSSSCSEEKTSPRNPETVVTGKCGRARSKRPRPATFNPRPAIQLLSPTSSTEPKAQSDTENFAESRLLIKIPKHALSGEHKKKKKMKLSLPAAPTEENQNLPSQAVRKCTHCEITKTPQWRAGPLGPKTLCNACGVRHKSGRLFPEYRPAASPTFVPSLHSNSHKKVLEMRSKGDSDVAGTESKMENVPELIPNNALDYM, from the exons atgattGGACCGAGCTTCGTCGACGAGATAGACTGCGGCAGTTTCTTTGACCACATCGACGACCTCCTAGACTTCCCTACCGAGAACGGTGAGTGCGGGCTGCCTCCCGTGGACTCTAATTCATTCTCAAGCATCTGGTCCACTCAGTCCGAGTCGCTTCCCTGTTCTGACTCGGTGTTCTCTAACAACAGCAGCTCCGACCTCTCCGCAGAACTCTCTGTTCCG TATGAGGACATTGTGCAACTGGAATGGCTTTCAAACTTTGTCGAGGATTCCTTCTCTGGAGGAAGCCTCGCCATGAACACAGAGGAGTCTTCTTTTGTGAATAAGGACTCATCCCATCAGCAATGCCAGACCTCTAGTCCAGTTTCTGTCCTTGAAAGCAGCAGCTCCTGCTCAGAAGAAAAGACATCGCCACGCAACCCAGAAACTGTTGTCACCGGCAAATGTGGACGTGCTCGTAGCAAGCGTCCTCGCCCTGCAACCTTCAATCCCCGCCCAGCAATTCAACTCCTATCTCCTACTTCCTCAACTGAGCCTAAGGCTCAATCCGATACCGAGAATTTTGCTGAGTCTAGACTCCTGATCAAGATACCAAAGCATGCTCTATCCGGCGAacataagaagaaaaagaaaatgaaattgtcCCTCCCTGCTGCTCCTACTGAGGAGAACCAGAACTTACCATCGCAAGCAGTTAGGAAGTGCACGCATTGTGAGATAACCAAGACTCCACAATGGAGGGCAGGGCCGTTGGGTCCAAAGACCCTTTGCAATGCTTGTGGTGTTCGGCATAAGTCGGGAAGGCTCTTCCCTGAATACCGTCCAGCGGCGAGCCCAACATTTGTTCCATCCTTACATTCCAATTCTCATAAGAAGGTTCTTGAGATGAGAAGCAAGGGTGACAGTGATGTTGCTGGGACTGAATCAAAGATGGAAAACGTGCCAGAGTTGATTCCCAATAATGCATTGGATTATATGTGA
- the LOC119989785 gene encoding uncharacterized protein LOC119989785 — protein MFLFLLEQLLPHPVCVSLNLLPTNGKTTGKMNHMFKSWHKIEICIENNELKEPLTVERNLGLLILVGFQFLLFQILSKKNDRRNERASDVRSTSIIKHYSLEERRSLSSGTPSPRTPRRSLQGNMTFCQFLFHVKCTELLFQCTRLIRNKAEIYLVYAIAKTRFLMYSDGWETSA, from the exons ATGTTTTTGTTTCTACTTGAGCAGCTGCTCCCTCACCCTGTCTGTGTCTCTCTCAATCTGTTACCAACAAATGGAAAAACCACCGGAAAGATGAATCATATGTTCAAATCCTGGCACAAGATTGAAATCTGTATTGAAAACAACGAATTGAAAGAGCCCCTTACGGTGGAAAGAAATTTGGGCTTGTTGATTCTTGtaggttttcaatttcttttgtttCAGATTTTATCGAAGAAAAACGATAGGAGAAACGAAAGGGCGTCTGATGTCAGGTCCACATCGATCATCAAGCACTACTCCCTTGAAGAACGGAGGTCCCTCTCCTCAGGAACTCCCTCCCCAAGAACTCCTCGACGATCTCTGCAG GGCAACATGACATTTTGCCAATTTTTGTTTCATGTGAAGTGTACTGAGTTGCTTTTCCAATGTACAAGGTTAATTAGAAACAAAGCAGAGATTTACCTtgtttatgcaattgcaaagaCTAGATTTCTAATGTACTCGGATGGTTGGGAAACCAGTGCATAG
- the LOC119989558 gene encoding caffeoylshikimate esterase-like has translation MPRHPVAEANEKSPFGDLSPADFYAKRNVAHSSEYITDSRGLKLFTQWWLPLPPTKIIGVVAVVHGFTGESSWFIQLTSVFAKSGFATCAIDHQGHGFSDGLIAHIPDINPVVEDCIQFFDSFRGKHGHNLPTFLYSESLGGAIALFISLRQKGAWDGLILNGSMCGISDKFKPPWPFEHLLFIVATLVPTWRVVPTRGNLPGASFKEEWKRKLALASPRRTLGRPRASTTRELLRVCKELQGRFEEVDVPLLIVHGGDDVVCDPGSVEELHRRAASKDKTLRVYPGMWHQLVGEPDESVELVFGGIVEWLQERAERATKGGDGERATAENGCV, from the coding sequence ATGCCACGTCATCCGGTAGCAGAAGCAAACGAGAAGAGCCCATTCGGAGACCTCTCGCCCGCCGACTTCTACGCCAAACGCAACGTCGCTCACTCCTCCGAGTACATCACCGATTCTCGCGGCCTCAAGCTGTTCACTCAGTGGTGGCTACCTCTCCCGCCTACCAAAATCATCGGCGTCGTAGCCGTTGTCCATGGCTTTACCGGTGAGTCCAGCTGGTTTATACAACTCACCTCTGTCTTCGCTAAGTCCGGCTTCGCTACATGCGCGATTGATCATCAAGGCCACGGATTCTCTGACGGCCTAATTGCTCACATCCCAGACATCAACCCCGTCGTCGAAGATTGCATTCAGTTCTTCGACTCTTTCCGTGGAAAGCACGGCCACAATTTGCCTACGTTTTTGTACTCTGAATCTCTCGGCGGCGCAATCGCTCTCTTCATCTCTCTCCGTCAGAAAGGCGCGTGGGACGGCCTCATCCTAAACGGATCAATGTGCGGTATCAGCGATAAGTTCAAGCCTCCATGGCCGTTCGAGCATTTGCTTTTCATAGTCGCGACGCTGGTTCCCACTTGGCGTGTAGTCCCCACTCGCGGGAATCTGCCCGGGGCCTCTTTCAAGGAAGAGTGGAAACGGAAGCTCGCATTGGCGAGTCCGAGAAGGACGTTAGGGAGGCCACGCGCGTCAACAACGCGTGAGCTCTTGAGGGTGTGTAAAGAGCTGCAGGGGAGGTTCGAGGAGGTGGATGTGCCGCTGCTGATCGTGCACGGAGGCGATGATGTGGTGTGCGACCCGGGTAGTGTTGAGGAGTTGCACCGACGCGCAGCCAGTAAAGACAAGACATTGAGGGTTTATCCAGGGATGTGGCACCAGTTAGTCGGTGAGCCGGATGAAAGCGTGGAGTTGGTGTTTGGGGGCATTGTGGAGTGGCTACAAGAGAGAGCTGAACGGGCCACAAAGGGCGGAGATGGGGAAAGAGCCACCGCAGAGAACGGTTGCGTGTGA